In Aspergillus oryzae RIB40 DNA, chromosome 6, one genomic interval encodes:
- a CDS encoding uncharacterized protein (predicted protein), whose product MQSTQVCEFQTIIKNNPVLASTGCTPQFCQAGRLIHSDEPRVGETRPLEVVKQEALGFLSQLRQEGVYTEDQYTARHLDVLKALKESEVLEPMMVDGVKTVGKTATWTQTSEELLHGIRISWKNSRKCIMRSHYKELDLCDLRHITTSVGMVKTVIEEAVKAFNKGQIRPTVAQGRCS is encoded by the exons ATGCAGTCAACTCAAGTATGCGAGTTTCAGACAATCATCAAGAATAACCCAGTACTGGCCTCTACTGGTTGTACCCCACAATTCTGCCAGGCCGGAAGGTTGATTCACTCAGATGAGCCAAGAGTAGGTGAGACTCGTCCTCTTGAGGTGGTCAAGCAGGAAGCCTTGGGTTTCTTGTCTCAACTACGGCAGGAGGGAGTCTATACAGAAGATCAGTACACGGCGAGGCATCTTGATGTCCTCAAGGCTCTGAAAGAGTCCGAGGTTCTTGAACCAATGATGGTAGATGGAGTTAAGACGGTTGGAAAAACAGCGACCTGGACTCAGACTTCTGAGGAGCTTTTGCATGGGATCCGAATCTCGTGGAAAAACTCACGAAAGTGTATCATGAGGTCGCATTATAAGGAACTAGA CTTATGCGACCTTCGGCACATTACGACCAGTGTTGGGATGGTCAAGACTGTCATTGAAGAGGCTGTCAAGGCATTCAACAAGGGACAGATCAGACCGACAG TGGCACAGGGCCGATGTTCTTGA
- a CDS encoding uncharacterized protein (NADP/FAD dependent oxidoreductase) produces the protein MIQYQQEDGSILGDPSNVELTQDIIELGWVPPEPRSRWDLLPIVAMAESDAPAWADVPAELRDLVDIRHPRFENFQKLGLKWYQFPALSRLGFDIGGVQYTAAPFIGWYMDAEIGVRNLADSFRYNTLPDVAKVLGFDIENYKKNPEYAEIEAMEDLPDYEQLVWMSRAQAELNYAVRWSFLQKGVSCIGTLAASSDWTRFDDEHASKYGYRLNSDPYWIAPPQGSIVPVWHRGGAPNYQPKPLIARHRLDPVKSWRRRRSVVKTPVTRLVKVGEDWVTEHITPVQNSLCIENGTKHLTNGVPTIPKKKVHIYYSSTGTSALKLTEKLRRRVKELPGGFQVDFNILNLLDLRKIKPSDPLLMVVSTTGDGRFPANGAEFEAAMKDRVMEYNGAFAVKYSIFGVGDSAYPTFNAASVKLHEFMKAVGGIPIAKGLTKGNTAVEALPMKAFNRWWSFVKDSLTGESANEVATESTEDECFEHHRMLAGFNTGRLLSKSPSETGEGRIVMITMDLGDMDYIEMSHLRLLPYNTSEQVTRTLAALGVSSASQCVPFRDTTMPSLSYGEFFQHYVDLEGRFKDLAWLPEAFPAGDRWDTNGTVLEVLERLPGLQQITDDLRMKVCLDMPLLRPRSFSVASSAKYVGKGLVEIMVRLHKGGRFSDKFLSAIAPGDSIKYAPVTIVPGQDLISSQKHLIAICTGTGFAPVRSLLQQKIQVLMEAESQGMDFVFQSPPISIFVGFKAHDEALFEETLAVAERYGLIDMLFRVPSNKQKRRVQHYVEDNKESVLAKIRDGSIYVCGAKAMVNDMAAKLSDMIGGDASCLSVKWLFMLWASQNI, from the exons ATGATACAGTACCAGCAAGAGGATGGTTCTATTCTCGGGGACCCTAGTAACGTCGAGCTAACACAAGACATCATTGAGCTTGGGTGGGTTCCACCAGAGCCAAGGAGCCGGTGGGATCTTCTACCCATAGTTGCTATGGCAGAAAGCGACGCACCTGCATGGGCCGACGTTCCAGCTGAGCTCCGTGATCTGGTCGACATCCGCCACCCGAGGTTCGAAAATTTCCAGAAGCTCGGTCTGAAGTGGTATCAATTTCCTGCCCTTAGTAGGCTTGGGTTTGATATTGGTGGCGTCCAGTATACCGCAGCGCCGTTCATTGGCTG GTATATGGACGCAGAGATCGGTGTCCGTAATCTCGCCGACTCATTTCGATACAATACTCTACCTGACGTCGCGAAAGTCCTTGGGTTCGATATTGAAAATTACAAGAAAAATCCGGAATACGCAGAGATCGAGGCAATGGAGGACCTACCAGACTATGAACAGCTCGTGTGGATG TCACGGGCACAAGCGGAGCTGAACTATGCAGTTCGGTGGTCTTTCCTACAGAAAGGCGTTTCCTGCATCGGGACCCTGGCTGCTTCCTCTGATTGGACTCGGTTTGACGACGAACATGCATCGAAGTACGGATACCGCCTCAATTCTGACCCGTATTGGATAGCACCACCGCAGGGCTCCATTGTGCCAGTGTGGCACCGTGGCGGTGCTCCAAATTATCAGCCAAAGCCCCTGATAGCAAGGCATCGACTTGATCCCGTAAAGTCCTGGCGCCGCCGGCGCAGTGTTGTCAAGACTCCTGTAACCCGACTCGTGAAAGTCGGGGAAGACTGG GTGACCGAACACATCACACCAGTACAAAACTCCTTGTGTATCGAGAATGGCACCAAGCACCTTACCAATGGGGTACCAACTATCCCCAAAAAGAAGGTGCATATTTATTACAGCAGCACCGGTACAAGCGCCCTAAAGCTCACCGAAAAGCTACGAAGACGAGTTAAAGAGCTTCCAGGTGGTTTCCAAGTGGACTTCAACATTCTGAATCTGTTAGACCTGCGGAAGATAAAGCCCTCGGACCCACTTCTAATGGTAGTGTCGACGACTGGTGATGGGCGCTTCCCTGCAAATGGTGCTGAATTTGAAGCAGCTATGAAGGACAGAGTCATGGAGTACAATGGGGCATTTGCAGTCAAGTACTCGATATTCGGTGTTGGAGACAGCGCCTACCCTACATTCAATGCGGCTTCCGTCAAACTCCACGAGTTCATGAAAGCGGTGGGCGGAATTCCGATCGCGAAGGGGCTTACTAAAGGCAACACAGCAGTGGAAGCACTGCCCATGAAAGCTTTTAACCGTTGGTGGAGCTTCGTCAAGGATTCTTTAACTGGTGAAAGCGCCAATGAAGTCGCAACTGAATCAACAGAGGATGAATGTTTTGAACACCATAGGATGCTGGCCGGATTTAACACAGGCCGGCTACTGAGTAAATCCCCTTCTGagactggagaaggaagaatagtCATGATAACCATGGACCTGGGTGACATGGACTACATTGAGATGAGTCACCTGAGACTTTTGCCCTACAATACGTCAGAGCAGGTTACCAGGACGCTTGCTGCTTTGGGAGTCAGCAGCGCCAGCCAATGTGTACCGTTTAGAGACACTACTATGCCGTCTCTGAGCTACGGCGAGTTTTTCCAACATTATGTTGACCTCGAAGGAAGGTTCAAAGACCTTGCATGGCTGCCCGAAGCCTTTCCAGCTGGGGACAGATGGGACACGAATGGAACAGTCCTTGAAGTCTTAGAGCGCCTTCCAGGCCTACAGCAAATTACAGATGATCTTCGCATGAAGGTCTGTCTTGATATGCCGCTGCTTCGTCCACGCTCATTTTCCGTTGCCTCCTCTGCTAAGTATGTCGGGAAAGGCCTGGTAGAAATCATGGTGAGGCTCCACAAGGGAGGGCGCTTCAGCGACAAATTCCTGTCAGCAATCGCGCCGGGCGATTCTATCAAATACGCTCCTGTCACTATTGTCCCGGGACAAGACCTTATTTCTTCCCAGAAACACCTCATCGCAATCTGCACTGGGACCGGATTTGCTCCGGTTCGGAGTTTACTACAGCAAAAGATACAGGTTCTTATGGAGGCAGAATCCCAAGGCATGGATTTCGTGTTTCAATCACCCCCTATTAGCATTTTCGTCGGCTTCAAGGCTCATGATGAAGCATTGTTTGAGGAGACACTTGCTGTTGCCGAGCGGTATGGTTTGATTGATATGCTCTTCCGGGTACCCAGCAAcaagcagaagagaagggttCAACATTACGTTGAGGACAACAAAGAGAGCGTCCTGGCTAAGATTAGGGATGGATCGATCTATGTTTGCGGGGCAAAAGCAATGGTTAATGATATGGCAGCGAAGTTGAGTGACATGATCGGTGGAGAT GCGTCATGCCTCTCAGTCAAATGGCTCTTT ATGTTGTGGGCAAGTCAAAATATATAA
- a CDS encoding uncharacterized protein (cytosine deaminase and related metal-dependent hydrolases): MSESYILIKGATVISAKATGEEVRENCDILIKNDQIKAVGNDISPPVEEEVVTINAENCIITPGFVDGHHHMWQHLLRGITVDWSLFGYCCHLRTVYGSLYDPEDVYFANYAAALSLLNNGVTTVLDHSHIMNSPEHADAAVKGLKDAAIRGTFCYGFYQNPKVPGDIASMATDTFDKAARIKDAVRVREEHFSNNDPSVSLLTFGIALDEAPMQTREQNVEGLEIARKLGARLSTVHTSVISHGEPKAEIVEQFADANLMGPDIVFSHGGWMTDSELAAVRSSGAGIVGTPDTELQMGMGYPIVWKANDLGCRTCLGLDITSNQGNDFWAQMRLALQTQRAREYSNTVHREVGRKTADVLRMATLGGAEVMQMESLIGSIVPGKKADLVIFRCDDIDTVPVADPIGSVVFHASPKTIDTVIVDGKIVKQDGQLVGVDWPSLRGEIVNRSQRLRNQAAKVDMEKPESEFRSIFEKAMKA, from the coding sequence ATGTCGGAGTCATATATCCTTATCAAAGGGGCAACGGTGATCTCTGCGAAGGCAACCGGCGAGGAAGTCCGAGAAAACTGCGATATTCTCATCAAAAATGACCAGATTAAAGCCGTTGGCAATGATATCTCTCCTccggtggaagaggaagtagTCACCATCAACGCGGAAAATTGCATCATAACTCCAGGCTTCGTCGATGGCCACCATCACATGTGGCAGCATCTCCTGCGAGGAATCACGGTGGACTGGTCTCTTTTTGGTTATTGCTGCCACCTGCGGACCGTCTACGGAAGCCTGTacgatccagaagatgttTACTTCGCCAATTATGCCGCTGCGTTGAGTCTGCTAAACAATGGCGTCACAACTGTCCTGGACCACTCTCACATAATGAACTCGCCCGAACATGCTGACGCGGCAGTAAAGGGCCTCAAGGATGCTGCTATCCGAGGCACATTTTGCTATGGCTTCTACCAGAACCCTAAAGTACCTGGTGATATCGCCAGTATGGCAACCGACACGTTTGACAAAGCCGCTCGGATTAAAGATGCAGTCCGTGTGCGGGAGGAACATTTCTCAAATAATGATCCGAGTGTTTCACTTCTCACATTTGGAATTGCATTGGACGAAGCACCGATGCAAACTCGAGAACAGAATGTCGAGGGACTGGAGATTGCAAGGAAGCTGGGAGCTAGGCTAAGCACTGTGCACACTTCGGTGATATCGCATGGGGAACCAAAGGCCGAAATTGTCGAGCAGTTTGCTGATGCAAACCTGATGGGGCCAGACATCGTGTTTAGTCATGGAGGTTGGATGACCGATAGCGAGCTGGCTGCGGTGCGCAGTTCTGGGGCTGGTATTGTGGGAACGCCTGACACGGAGCTACAGATGGGCATGGGGTATCCTATCGTATGGAAAGCGAATGACCTGGGATGTCGGACGTGCCTTGGACTTGACATTACCTCGAATCAAGGTAATGATTTCTGGGCACAGATGAGGCTGGCGCTTCAGACTCAAAGAGCTCGTGAATATTCGAATACAGTACACAGAGAGGTCGGGAGAAAGACAGCAGACGTGCTACGCATGGCAACCCTTGGAGGAGCTGAGGTTATGCAGATGGAATCGTTGATCGGATCTATCGTTCCCGGTAAAAAGGCGGACCTGGTGATTTTTCGTTGTGACGACATTGACACGGTGCCTGTTGCGGACCCTATCGGGAGTGTGGTCTTCCATGCGTCACCGAAGACTATCGACACTGTTATTGTCGATGGAAAAATTGTGAAACAAGACGGTCAGCTTGTGGGTGTCGATTGGCCGTCTTTGCGTGGTGAAATTGTAAACAGATCACAACGGCTGAGGAACCAAGCGGCTAAAGTCGATATGGAAAAGCCGGAATCAGAATTCCGCTCCATATTCGAGAAGGCCATGAAAGCGTAA
- a CDS encoding uncharacterized protein (beta tubulin), with protein sequence MKVFTEAIIANHNQLSGIKRYETPDLERWVGNYDCLMEIPSYIGSRAMRGYIEDPDVKFIVTERSPEKWVRSIDNTIGEAVKAAHKFPLNILKRFDSELGHFLHLATVMYWAYADGANPGDADSEAALYQNYVEYIRTMKGTLPKDRLLVVKLEEGLGWEQICPFLDLPIPEEKYPRGNEPDKFHRIVADYMEPRVKAAMLNLGAMVLATAGVAGYLGWSDPVSGVTSNERLEIQYLKSLKVVSVDDVILLNLCSSGTTHAMIYVWGEEYLRRVKGPSLCEDDRPGEPDDSHWPGIYDNSLICSRHPVISDRKQSVRTMSNDKLKSLPSNHALVCWSRDENTNQIARVDDSYFLLFSCSALLISCSRALDICNPDKAGLSMREIVGPLWPEFFHKENVYVTTFQGNNIGSAFWEAITDEHGLDTSGKFTGSDYQREKLDVYFSEVITEPQNYVPRAILLDSKSDTRDRICTGPLRTFFHRRNLLFKGYGAGQCWAVGYHTAGAELIDEAMDMVRREAEECECLQGFQIVHSLGGGTGGGMGSLLISRLRDEYPDRVIATFSIFPSRVPDVVVKPYNVTLSMNRLIEDSDATFCIDNQALVDTCTGTLGQCNPSHENLIRFMAQAMSGVTACFRFPGQLNSDLRKLTTTMVPLSRLHFFTLGVSPLSRQTSESSSVPRITQKLFSSDSIAASVDHRISRSLSCLTIFRGKVSIAEIEAQLDNLRNKRSPDYIEWVPNDIRCTAYLPHDYDMSGTLLINSTSIQKMFSHVSEQFSALYRRKAYINPYTWNGVDEMDFVEAESNMNDLIEEYREHQDGPI encoded by the exons ATGAAGGTCTTCACAGAGGCTATAATCGCCAACCACAACCAGCTCTCCGGCATCAAACGATACGAAACGCCAGACTTGGAGAGGTGGGTAGGAAATTATGAT TGCTTAATGGAAATCCCAAGTTATATTGGGAGTAGGGCCATGAGAGGCTATATCGAAGACCCCGATGTCAAGTTTATCGTGACGGAGCGATCGCCGGAAAAATGGGTGAGGTCGATCGATAATACTATTGGTGAAGCTGTAAAGGCAGCTCATAAGTTCCCATTGAATATCCTGAAACGGTTTGACTCGGAGCTGggtcatttccttcatctcgCCACGGTAATGTACTGGGCTTATGCGGATGGAGCGAACCCAGGGGATGCCGACAGTGAAGCCGCTCTCTACCAGAACTACGTTGAATA TATCCGTACTATGAAGGGCACACTGCCGAAGGATAGGCTTCTAGTGGTGAAGCTTGAGGAGGGTCTAGGCTGGGAACAGATCTGTCCATTCTTAGACCTGCCGATCCCCGAGGAAAAATATCCTCGCGGCAACGAGCCTGACAAGTTCCATCGTATTGTTGCGGACTATATGGAACCCAGAGTGAAGGCAGCTATGCTTAACCTTGGTGCAATGGTCCTTGCAACGGCCGGAGTAGCTGGATATTTGGGTTGGAG CGATCCAGTTAGTGGAGTCACCTCTAATGAAAGG TTGGAGATTCAATACTTAAAATCACTTAAAGTTGTCTCCGTCGATGACGTGATTTTGCTTAATTTGTGCTCATCAGGGACCACGCACGCTATGATATACGTGTGGGGCGA GGAATATTTGAGGAGAGTCAAAGGCCCGAGTCTATGTGAGGATGATCGGCCAGGAGAGCCAGATGACTCGCATTGGCCAGGGATCTATGACAACTCCTTAATCTGCAG CAGACACCCTGTTATTTCAGACCGCAAGCAATCGGTACGCACCATGTC TAATGACAAGCTCAAGAGTCTCCCATCTAACCATGCGCTGGTATGTTGGTCACGTGATGAAAATACGAATCAGATTGCGCGAGTCGACGATTCgtatttcttgcttttctcttgctcTGCCCTCTTGATCTCCTGCTCAAGAGCTCTTGATATATGCAATCCAGACAAAGCTGGTCTCAGCATGCGTGAAATTGTAGGACCCCTATGGCCGGAATTCTTCCATAAA GAAAATGTGTACGTCACAACATTCCAA GGTAATAACATCGGCTCTGCATTCTG GGAGGCTATCACGGATGAACATGGACTGGACACTTCGGGCAA ATTTACTGGTTCAGACTACCAACGTGAAAAACTGGATGTCTACTTTTCTGAGGTCATC ACCGAACCTCAGAATTATGTTCCTCGTGCAATATTGCTTGATTCGAAAAGTGATACTAGAGATAGAATCTGTACCGGCCCTCTTCGCACTTTCTTTCACCGTCGCAACCTTCTCTTCAAAGGGTATGGTGCCGGCCAGTGCTGGGCAGTAGGGTATCACACTGCAGGCGCCGAACTCATCGACGAAGCCATGGATATGGTACGTCGCGAGGCTGAGGAATGTGAATGTCTGCAAGGCTTTCAGATCGTTCACTCACTCggtggaggaactggaggtGGTATGGGCTCCCTCTTGATCTCAAGGTTGCGCGATGAATATCCCGACAGAGTGATCGCAACTTTCTCTATATTTCCTTCGCGGGTACCCGATGTTGTTGTCAAGCCCTACAATGTAACGTTGTCAATGAATCGGCTGATAGAAGACTCTGATGCAACATTCTGCATCGACAACCAGGCTCTTGTGGATACCTGCACAGGAACCCTTGGACAGTGCAATCCTTCTCATGAAAACCTGATTCGCTTCATGGCACAGGCTATGTCCGGTGTCACGGCTTGTTTTCGTTTCCCGGGGCAGCTCAATTCGGATCTGCGCAAGCTAACAACAACTATGGTGCCGCTTTCTCGCCTACACTTCTTCACGCTTGGAGTATCCCCTCTCTCCCGCCAAACCTCGGAGTCCTCCAGTGTCCCGAGAATCACTCAGAAATTGTTCAGTTCGGACAGCATAGCGGCTTCTGTGGACCACCGCATAAGCCGCTCCCTCTCATGCTTGACCATTTT CCGCGGTAAGGTATCCATCGCTGAGATAGAAGCGCAACTGGACAATCTGCGGAACAAGCGCTCTCCTGATTATATAGAATGGGTTCCCAATGACATCCGGTGTACTGCTTATTTACCTCATGACTACGATATGTCAGGCACTCTCTTGATCAACTCGACGTCTATCCAAAAAATGTTTAGTCATGTCAGCGAGCAGTTTTCGGCTTTGTACCGGCGCAAGGCCTATATCAATCCTTATACCTGGAATGGGGTGGATGAGATGGATTTTGTGGAGGCCGAGTCGAACATGAATGATCTGATCGAA
- a CDS encoding glycoside hydrolase family 71 protein (predicted protein): protein MQSPTFDVNCEDRLVFCHFVVGVVGNRQNASDYDADMKRAKEYGIDAFALNIGTDSYTDTQLGFAYESAANNDMKVFISFDFNWWHFSQAREVGVKVRQFADHPAQLNVDGKVFVSSFCGDGIDPSAIQNAAGCEIFFAPNFHPGHGDFNHVQGALNWMAWDSNGCNKAPSAGQKVAVADGDEAYRQALDGKAYIAPVSPWFFTHFGTEVPYSKNWVFPSDLLWYRRWREILALGPRFVEIITWNDFGESHYVGPLSSPHTDDGSSKWAIDINKRPHNGWLDMAKPFIAAYKAGVHDPDDFIHEERLVYWYRPTPKWVDCDATDTTMQENGNITSPDLFRGRPHGSDTMEDSVFLVTLLKEPADVEVWSGSNTRRFQAPAGAHEWSVPMGLGVQSFSVRRDGNIVDALSGVSQRDIVDKCPYGIYNFNAYVGTLPAEAEFDQLQPEGMALLSQGLRTSCPSNPVAGEGGVEPTATPSHTHTRPSSPEPESTSCCTILFHQLTYQLKHKSTKHSGALYIGRKEVVNYTHYIVCHSASLSNIFTLSIDQSRLSSQARGYGKPSSQVRVRTKATAVDYWTIRQICLCGLRISWPFGTRWISNCACRA, encoded by the exons ATGCAGTCACCCACTTTCGATGTCAATTGCGAGGACAGACTCGTTTTCTGTCATTTCGTA GTTGGCGTGGTCGGCAACCGCCAAAACGCCAGTGACTATGACGCTGACATGAAACGAGCCAAGGAATATGGCATTGATGCCTTTGCCTTGAACATCGGAACCGACTCCTACACCGACACCCAGCTGGGCTTCGCCTATGAGTCTGCTGCCAACAATGACATGAAGGTGTTTATCTCGTTCGACTTTAATTGGTGGCATTTCAGCCAGGCCAGAGAGGTCGGAGTCAAGGTCCGCCAATTTGCTGACCATCCTGCTCAACTCAATGTTGATGGTAAAGTGTTTGTATCATCATTTTGCGGGGATGGGATCGATCCTAGTGCTATTCAGAACGCTGCTGGATGcgagatcttcttcgccccAAACTTCCATCCCGGCCACGGAGACTTTAATCATGTCCAGGGAGCCCTGAACTGGATGGCGTGGGATAGTAATGGTTGTAATAAAGCTCCGAGCGCGGGACAGAAGGTCGCAGTAGCGGATGGAGACGAAGCCTATAGACAAGCACTTGATGGGAAGGCATATATTGCAC CCGTCTCCCCCTGGTTCTTCACACATTTCGGTACAGAGGTCCCCTATAGTAAGAACTGGGTGTTTCCGTCTGACCTTCTCTGGTACCGCCGATGGAGGGAAATCTTAGCTTTGGGGCCTCGCTTCGTTGAGATCATCACATGGAATGACTTTGGCGAGTCTCATTATGTCGGTCCTCTATCATCACCCCACACAGATGATGGTTCATCTAAGTGGGCTATAGACAT CAACAAAAGGCCGCACAACGGTTGGTTGGACATGGCTAAGCCCTTCATCGCGGCGTATAAAGCGGGCGTGCACGACCCAGATGACTTCATCCATGAAGAAAGGCTGGTTTACTGGTACCGCCCAACGCCCAAGTGGGTCGATTGCGACGCAACCGACACAACGATGCAGGAAAATGGCAACATCACAAGCCCAGACTTGTTCCGGGGAAGGCCACACGGCTCGGACACAATGGAGGACAGTGTGTTTCTTGTCACTCTGCTGAAGGAGCCCGCAGACGTGGAGGTATGGTCCGGGTCAAACACACGCAGGTTCCAAGCACCAGCAGGTGCGCACGAGTGGTCGGTACCTATGGGCCTGGGTGTACAGTCTTTCAGCGTTCGTCGTGACGGAAACATTGTCGACGCTCTCTCCGGGGTTAGTCAGCGAGACATCGTCGACAAATGTCCGTATGGTATTTACAATTTCAATGCCTATGTTGGTACACTGCCTGCGGAGGCGGAATTTGACCAGCTGCAGCCGGAGGGGATGGCTCTGTTGTCACAGGGTCTGCGGACGTCTTGTCCATCTAATCCGGTGGCTGGTGAAGGAGGTGTGGAACCCACAGCTACGCCCTCGCACACGCACACGCGGCCATCTTCGCCAGAGCCCGAGTCAACCAGTTGCTGCACTATCCT GTTTCACCAGTTAACATATCAGCTGAAGCACAAAAGTACCAAGCACAGCGGGGCCCTCTACATTGGCAGAAAAGAGGTTGTTAATTATACTCACTATATAGTTTGCCACAGCGCCAGCTTATCCAATATATTCACTTTGTCCATCGATCAATCTAGACTGTCTAGCCAAGCCCGAGGATATGGAAAGCCCTCCAGCCAAGTACGTGTACGGACTAAGGCGACAGCAGTTGACTATTGGACGATACGGCAAATATGTCTATGCGGGCTACGTATCTCATGGCCCTTCGGAACCAGGTGGATTTCAAATTGCGCATGCCGAGCATAG